From the Candidatus Omnitrophota bacterium genome, the window ATACGATTGACTAAATCTTCAACAGTGCCTTTGCCGATCTGAACACCCTGAACCTCTCCAGTCTTTGATACGCCCACAAGCAACCGCCCACCCTCGGTATTAGCGAAGGCCGTTATACTTTCAACGATCTCATGAATTTGAGACAGTGACGGCTTCCATTCAATTATCGTTGATTCACTAGAACCAATTAATTTTAATGACATTATGCCCCCTACCCGCTTTAACCTCGGCGGTGAATTTCTTGAATTCGATTGTTTCGGATTCTTTATGCATTAGATTTCCTAATTTACCCGTAAATTATGTTACACGTCTATGATCATATTTTATTACTTTTTTGTTCGAAGAACTAAAATGCTATCATCCATAAGAACTACACCTGCTGGCTCTCCACGCATAACTGCAATCTTATTCCATATCCACTTATCTTCAATGCCTGCAATCTTTTTCTTTCCCTTCATTCGAATTCCATAAACAGTCCATCCTGCATCTTTTAGAACTTCGAGCGTTTTTGAAATACCCACTACTGATCGCATTTGATCAGGAACCTCTATATCATCCCAAATATCACCCAAATCACGCAATTCTTGAATAAAACCGCCCACAAGATCAATTTCTAAATCGCTATTTGGTTCATCATTAAAAAAATACGAAAAATGACAACCGATTACAACGTCAACAATTTCTCTACCAGTGGTTAATCGAGGCATTACGACCATCCGCTTCTGCCATGCTTCCAGTATTCCGGGCTTAATTACTTCGATCAGTTTGGGCACAACAATATTAATACCATCTTCCCATTTACAAGCTATCCGATCCGCTAAAATATGCGAAGAAGATCGGACATTCTTTTCATCAATCCCAACCCAAACAGGAAGAATGACTTTCTCTCCGTTCACTTCTTTTTGCGCCAATCCGTCTAATTCAAGATTTGTATAATGTTTATCAAAGAAAGCTGTTGATAAAATCACTATGCCATACCGGCTTTTATTCAAGCCATCGTCTATCTTACGACGAAGACTATCTCCAATCTTTAGATCAAACTGATCAAACCATA encodes:
- a CDS encoding toll/interleukin-1 receptor domain-containing protein — protein: MNSSIVEKDVFISYASEDRETVAKPLAQLLSSLGISVWFDQFDLKIGDSLRRKIDDGLNKSRYGIVILSTAFFDKHYTNLELDGLAQKEVNGEKVILPVWVGIDEKNVRSSSHILADRIACKWEDGINIVVPKLIEVIKPGILEAWQKRMVVMPRLTTGREIVDVVIGCHFSYFFNDEPNSDLEIDLVGGFIQELRDLGDIWDDIEVPDQMRSVVGISKTLEVLKDAGWTVYGIRMKGKKKIAGIEDKWIWNKIAVMRGEPAGVVLMDDSILVLRTKK